The following coding sequences are from one Rhodospirillales bacterium window:
- a CDS encoding AMP-binding protein has translation MREQPPSAVRERAEAAQPADTFPKLLLENARVRGSREAIREKDYGIWQSWTWAEVADEARALACGLAALGFTRGDKLAVIGDNRPQLYWSIVATQAIGGVPVPLYQDAVADEMQYILEHTRARFAVVENQEQVDKVLEIKDRCPALETIIYKDPRGLRHYDWPFLHAYSEVLEQGRALDRDRPEFFNAEVAKGRGDDLAILLYTSGTTGRAKGVMLSYDNLIRTASNAIAFDNLTDQEEVLAYLPMAWVGDNIFSFGQSYVAGFCVSCPESSDTVLTDMREIGPTYFFSPPRIFENILTTVMIRMEDADWFTRRMFHVFMNVARRSGIRIMENKPVPTKDRILYAIGRWLVYKPLVDTLGFRRIRVAYTAGEAIGPDIFDFFRSLGINLKQLYGQTEASVFITLQPDGSVKADTVGVPAIDVELKIADNGEVIYRSPGVFQGYYRNDDATAETKTPDGWVHTGDAGFIDGDGQLKIIDRAKDVGKLNDGSMFAPKYLENKLKFFPYVKEAVTFGHQRDYAAAFINIDLEAVGNWAERRHLAYSGYTDLAGRPQVLDLIEGCIEKVNADLAADEHLAGSQIKRFLILHKELDADDGELTRTRKVRRNIIAERYGELIAALYSDRDHCPVKAQVTYEDGRTATIDADLVIRNVKCFEPMRKAG, from the coding sequence ATGCGGGAGCAACCGCCGAGTGCTGTGCGTGAGCGTGCCGAAGCCGCTCAGCCTGCCGACACGTTTCCCAAGCTGTTGTTGGAAAATGCGCGAGTTCGCGGATCGCGCGAGGCGATCCGCGAAAAGGACTACGGCATCTGGCAGTCATGGACGTGGGCCGAAGTCGCCGACGAAGCGCGGGCGCTAGCCTGCGGCCTTGCGGCTCTTGGTTTCACGCGCGGCGACAAGCTCGCCGTGATCGGCGACAATCGGCCGCAGCTCTACTGGTCGATCGTGGCGACCCAAGCCATCGGCGGCGTGCCGGTGCCTCTTTATCAGGACGCCGTCGCCGACGAAATGCAGTACATCCTGGAGCACACGCGCGCCCGCTTCGCCGTCGTCGAGAATCAGGAGCAGGTCGACAAGGTTCTCGAGATCAAGGATCGCTGCCCCGCGCTGGAAACCATCATCTACAAGGATCCCCGCGGCCTCAGGCACTACGACTGGCCTTTCCTCCACGCCTATTCCGAGGTTTTGGAGCAGGGACGGGCGCTCGATCGCGATCGCCCCGAGTTCTTCAACGCGGAGGTGGCGAAGGGCCGCGGCGACGACCTGGCCATTCTTCTCTACACATCGGGCACCACCGGCCGCGCCAAAGGCGTGATGCTCAGCTACGACAACCTGATCCGCACCGCCAGCAACGCCATCGCCTTCGACAACCTGACCGACCAGGAAGAAGTTCTGGCCTACCTGCCGATGGCGTGGGTGGGTGACAACATCTTTTCCTTCGGCCAGTCGTACGTCGCCGGGTTCTGCGTCAGTTGCCCGGAAAGCAGCGATACGGTGCTGACCGACATGCGGGAAATCGGCCCGACGTATTTCTTCTCGCCGCCGCGGATCTTCGAGAACATCCTGACGACGGTGATGATTCGCATGGAGGACGCCGACTGGTTCACTCGCCGGATGTTTCACGTCTTCATGAACGTTGCCCGCCGATCCGGCATCCGCATCATGGAGAACAAGCCGGTTCCGACGAAGGACCGCATTCTCTACGCCATCGGCCGCTGGCTGGTTTACAAGCCGCTCGTCGACACCCTCGGTTTTCGGCGCATTCGCGTCGCCTACACGGCCGGCGAGGCGATCGGCCCGGACATCTTCGACTTCTTCCGCTCGCTCGGTATCAACCTCAAGCAGCTTTACGGTCAGACGGAAGCGTCGGTCTTCATCACCCTGCAGCCGGACGGCAGCGTCAAGGCCGACACCGTCGGCGTGCCAGCCATCGACGTGGAGCTCAAGATCGCCGACAACGGCGAAGTCATCTATCGCAGCCCCGGCGTGTTTCAAGGCTACTACCGGAACGACGACGCGACCGCGGAGACCAAGACCCCGGACGGGTGGGTGCACACCGGCGATGCCGGCTTCATCGACGGAGACGGACAACTCAAAATCATCGACCGCGCCAAGGATGTGGGCAAGCTCAACGACGGCTCCATGTTCGCACCCAAGTATTTGGAAAACAAACTCAAATTCTTCCCATACGTGAAAGAGGCCGTAACCTTCGGGCATCAGCGCGACTATGCCGCCGCGTTCATCAACATTGACTTGGAAGCAGTGGGAAACTGGGCCGAGCGTCGCCATCTGGCATACTCAGGCTACACCGACCTGGCGGGCCGGCCCCAGGTCCTCGACTTGATCGAGGGGTGCATCGAAAAAGTCAATGCGGACCTCGCGGCCGACGAGCATCTTGCCGGCTCCCAGATCAAGCGCTTTCTCATCCTGCACAAGGAGCTGGACGCCGACGACGGCGAGTTGACGCGCACCCGCAAGGTGCGGCGCAACATCATCGCTGAACGCTACGGCGAACTCATCGCCGCGCTCTACTCCGACCGCGACCACTGTCCGGTCAAGGCCCAGGTCACCTATGAAGACGGCCGCACGGCAACGATCGACGCGGATCTCGTGATCCGCAACGTGAAGTGCTTCGAGCCGATGCGGAAGGCGGGATAG